In the Acetobacterium sp. KB-1 genome, TACCAGTAAAAATTCTGTCTGGCGGATTTGAGGTATCTCGATCTTAGAAATATGCAAAAATTCGCGACGCTCAGTTTATAAGATCTTGATACCTTCAGGTAATCCGACTGAAAAACCAGGTTGCTTGAGTAATTGTTTGTTTGTTTGTTCAATCTCAGTTAGTGCCTCGCACCCAAAGAAAGCATACTCTCCCAACGTCTCCAGTTCTTTAGGCAGGCGAACTTTTGTTAGACTTCGACAGCCATAAAAACAGCTAATGCCAATGTGTTTGATTTGATCTGGAAGGCTGATTTGCTTTAATTTTTCACAATCCTTAAAAACATGACTTCCTAATATTTCCAACTGACAATTTTCTTGAAACGCGATCGTTTCCATTGTTCGGCAACCAAGAAACGCGGCTTCTTCAATTTCAATTAGTGAGTCTGGAAGCCCCAACTCCGCCATTGATACGCATCCTTCAAACGTGGAAGTTCCAATCACTTCCAACACCTTACACGTATCGAGATTTATATTTTCAAGTTTTTCGCAACCGTAAAACGCAAATCCTTCAATGAATTTTAGGGAGTTAGGAAAGCTGACCTTCTCCAGTTGGGTGCATTTATAAAACATACTTCGCTTAATTGTGTCAACCCCCTCAGGGATGTACACAGACTTTATCCCATTGTCATGCCGGTATCCGTGGTTTGCAGCCGCCTGAAATTCTGCTGCATCTTTAAAACGCAATTCACTTTTTTCAATATTATTATCAAGTAGCTCGGACTCACTTCCAAAATTTAGACCTGTTGTCTTTGGAAAAACGGGTTCGACGACATTTTCTGCCATATCTGCGACCTGTGTTGTTGGCTCCAAATCCGGGCCATTCTCTGATTCAGTCTTTTCTTGCCGCTCCATAAAAGAAAGTTCACCCGACGTTGCTTTAAATGTTTGATTCATTTTTTCAAATGCGTTTTTTTTCTGTTCCAATGCCTCAGTTGCCATTGACAATTCATTTTTAATTGTGGCCAGTTCTTCACCAAATGGGCGTTGCTCCTCGATTTGGGTTTGCTGCACTGACACAACTACTTCTTTATCAGTAATAGAACTTTGCTGTCCATCACTAAGAAGTTGGCGTTCCTCCTTAGAGCCACTTATTTTATTTCGTAGTGTTTGTAATTCCGTTTCAGCCATATCAATATTTAACTTAACTGAATGTAACTTATTTCTGGAAACTTCCAGTTCCAACTGAGTATTTTCAAACTCTGACTTTAGATCTGACAACTTTGTTCTAGTCACTTCGATTTCGTCGGTGATCAAAGTCAAGAGACGCTGTTCAGATTGCGAATTCGCACTCTCTAGCATAAAACCACTCCGTTCTGTTTCCACCTTCAGGTCCGCTTTTTTTTCAAAAATAACCAGATAAAAATCATCGTCTTGTCCCTTTAACGCCTTTTTTAGAAGCGGTATTACTCGGATTAAGACACTCATGGTTTCACCATTTCGTTTAATCTGGATAATAGCAGAACTTGATGTCGTCTGCCGGGTTATTGCCAGATGCAAGGTTTTATTTAAATCACGACGCAATTTTTGCCGGGCCATTTTCAGAATATTGGTTGCACCGGAATAACCTTGCGCAGGTTCCAGAAAAAGCCCGGTATGTCCATAAACATAGCGAATATTCCCGATCTTATCAACCAACACTCCTGATGCACCATAAACTTTAAGCAGTGCTTCATGCGTGAGTTCCAAAACCGTTTTCTTTTTTGGCTTGACACTCCGGTCAATCGTCAGATAAGACGGCCAATCCATCCTTTCCGATTGAGGCAAAAGATGATTTTTTAAACGATATCTTTTTTTTATCTGATTTCCAGTTTCCGTTTTTATTAGATCTTCCATTAAGCCATTTCTCCTTCTGGTTAATTATCATGTTTTTATGCCGCTAAAACTTAATACGGTTTTTGATACACAGCAGGCATAATAAATTTATAATTCGTCTGTTTAAGATTAAGTGATTCTGCGTGACCGATGAATAAATACCCCCCTGGTTCTGTATAATTGTACATTTTCTCAACCAGTCGATCCTTTGTCGTCTGATCAAAATATATCATGACATTTCTACAAAATATAACATCAAATTTCTTCTTAAAAACAAAGTTGGGGGTCATCAGGTTAAACCGTCGAAAAATGACTTCTTTTTTGATTTCATCCACCACCACCATTTGACTGCTATCATAGTTCTTGAAATACCTTAATTTCCAGTTAGGTGGCAACACCTGAAGACGCTCTTTATCATAGATCCCTTTTTTAGCTACATCCAATACCTTATTTGAAATGTCCGTTGCCAGTAGCTTTTTGTCCCAGTGATGGGCACTTGATCCAAAATAGTCAGCCATAAGCATTGCCAAAGTATAGGGCTCTTCGCCCGTGGAACTGGCTGCACACCAAAGCCGAATATCGCGGTTGTTCTGTTCTTCTTTTTTTATCTTCAAATTGGGCAGCACCGTATTTTTAAAATACTCAAAGTGCTCTGGTTCTCTCATAAAAAAAGTATGGTTTGTTGAAACCTTATCGATTAACACTGAACTGGCTTCACCCGTTTTATCAGAAATCAAATAATGATAATAGTCTGTAAAGCTATCAAACCCCAACTCGACAAGTAGCTTGTGAAGCCGACCCATAAGTAGGAGTTGTTTTTCTTTCTTTAGCTCGATGCCATATTCACAATGAATATATTCCGTTAACATGGCAAATTCTTTTTCGGTGATTTGAATCATTTTTCACATCCTCTATCCTGTTTTCATTGTTTCTCCCCTTGCCTTTCTGACAGACTAACAGGCGAAACCTTAAACTAGTTTACCCCAGCCAGCGGCTAAAGTAAATACTGAATTTCATAGGAGATACCCACGCTTTGTCGGAATTAAGAGTCGATTTACACCAGCAAATTCGCTAATTTAAAAATTTTCTTGTCAGTCAAGAAGAAAAAGTCTATAATGGAATAAATCTTATTTAGAATGGAGAACAATTATGGCTATTGTATGGACACCAGCATTATCAGTTGGTGTAGAAAACATTGATGCACAACATAAAATTTGGTTTGAAAAAGCGGATCAACTTTTTGAAGCCGGAAAAACCGGAAAATCCAAGGAAGTTATTGCTCAGATGTTTGATTTTCTTGATGATTATACCAAACAACATTTTAAAGATGAAGAAGCCTATATGACCAAAATAAACTATCCGGGCATCGATGAACAAAAAAAATTACATCATGGATTTATCGAAGAATTAGCTAAACTCAAAAAGGATTTCAACGAATCCGGAGGAAACGTTACCTTGATAATCAGTGCTAACCAGATGATTGTAAATTGGCTAACTAAACATATTTCAAACGTTGATAAAAAAATTGGTGCTTATGCTAAAACCTTATAAAAATCAAACCGCAGTCTCTTCTGAGATTACGGTTTTTTTCTTGATCAGGTTGATAAAAAGATACTCTCCTCCTGATTTAAAGCCGCTCTTCTATGAATCCGATTTTTCCTAGCACTTCAGTCAATTTTGCAATATCTAGGGGTTTTGATGCATAGGCATTGCAGCCAAAATCAAAAGCTGACTGGACCGTCAGGATTTCCCCCAATACGGTAGTCATGACTATTTTACACTTTTCATTATCGTTAACACCATTTTGTTTTTCCAAATCGCGGATGGTTTTTAGCACCTGAATCCCATCAATTTTAGGCATCATCACATCAAGGCAGATCAGATCATAAGGTACGCCTTCTTTCGTCGCTAAAAGATAGGCATCGATAGCTTCAAGGCCATCCACTACCAAATCGCAATCTCCGTATCGGTTCATGAATTTAGATAAAAATTTTCGGCTGATCAAATCATCTTCTACAATTAAAATTCGCTTCATCTCATACACTCCCCCTTACGTTAGCACATGCATCCGCCAGATTTCTCTGATCTGCTCTAAATATCCCGACACCTTTTCTAATCGCTCCTTTCTGATTTCCAACTCTATTTTAAAAACAAGGTTTTTTAATACCTCGATATTCATTTCTTCAAATATTCCTTTTAATTGATGGGCAATGACTTCCATCAGGATCAGGTTTTCCTGCGCCAACAGCTGCTCAAGACTTTCAATCTTTTGAGTCACTTCCCACTTTTCTTTTTCGCCCGGAGTTAAATGCTCTGTCGAATTAGATTTGCTGATATCCCACTCTTTCTCGTAATAGCTACCTAAATTTACCACAGATCGCTTTGGAGCGGTTACTTTCAAATGGCCAAGGTATTTTTTTAAGAGCTGCTGCATTTGGTGTCGATCCAATGGTTTAGACAAATAGTCATCCATTCCACTTGCTTTAAAAATAGCTTCATCTCCTTTTAGCGCAAAGGCAGTTAAAGCAACTATTGGCGTTTCTCGATTAAGAGACTCTTCCAGTTCATTAGACTTAAAATAGGGCTCTGTTGTTGTTTCCGTCCCTCGAATCAACTTGGTCGCTTTAATTCCATCCATTACAGGCATCTGCCCATCCATAAAAATAATATCATAATTATTTTTCGAAGCCGCTTTTACACCCTCAACACCGTTTCCCGCCACATCAACCACAGCACCGAAACTTTCAAGCATTTTTGCAATCACGATTTGATTGACCTGATCATCTTCAACGAGCAAAATCCGACTTCCCGCGAAACTATCCTCCCCATCCGTTTCGACGTCTGTTTCACCGGATTTTTTGGTGATGATCATCGGTAGAATAACGGAAAAGGTGCTCCCTACTCCGAGCTGACTGATGAACCTTACCTCTCCCCCCATCATTTCCAGGAGTTGCTTTGTAATCACCAGACCTAATCCTGTTCCGCCATATTCCCGGGTATAGGAGCCATCAATCTGAGTAAAGCTCTGAAACAGCATCGGATAGTCTTTTTCATCGATTCCTATCCCGGTATCAGCTATCGTGATTTTCTGGACAATTTGATCCGTTTTACCCGGCAACGGTTCTTGGCTGACTGTGATTGTAACTGATCCTTGATTAGTGAATTTTATGGCATTGCTGATCAAATTATTTAGAATTTGTTTGAGCCGCATGCTGTCACTGATAACAAAATTTGAGATAATGTTCTCATAATTGACGGTCAAATCCAGATATTTTTCAAGGGCATGTTTTTTGTGCGTTTTGACTGTCGATTCAACAAAAGACATCAAATTAAAACTCATTGGATTAAGCATCAATTTTCCAGCTTCAATTTTTGCAAAATCTAATATATCATTGATAATCGCAATCAGCGACGCCACACATCCTTTGGCAGTTCTCAGATTATCCTTTTGTTCCTCAGAAAGGGGTTCTAAAGCAGTGAGATCAATCATCCCGACAATGCCATTAAGTGGCGTCCGAATTTCATGGCTCATATTTGCTAAAAACTCACTCTTGGCCCGATTAGCTTCTTCCGATCGTTCAATTGCTTGCTTAAGTTTTATTTCGGTTTTTTTCTTTTGATCAACATCTGAAGCAAGAACCGCCACATAACCAGATTCTGGACTGTATATTGAGCCTTCCACCCATTTTTCAAGGCGAATCATATAATACTCTTCAAGTGGTATATTTTCGCCATGGGTGAGAACCTCTCGGAATCTTTTAAAAAGTCCCAAGCTTTCTTTGGTTTCAAGAAATCCCATTTCTGACAATTTGTGGCCGATTACCTCATCCCGATTGACACCAAACAATTCTTCAGTTGCCAGATTCATCTCCACCAGTTCCGCATCAATTAGGTTTCGGTCATTGTCGTAAAGGGCTTTAAAGTATGAGATGCTACTGTCCATGTATTTAAACAGCGAAAAATATTTTTTCTGACTCTTAGTAAAAAGCTCTTCTGCAAAGCGTTCATCGTGAATGTCTAAAAATAACCCAATCATCCCTGCATATTCTTGATTTTTATCGTAAAAAGGTCGCCCCATGCCTCGAAAGATACGATAGGTATTGTTTGGTGCTAATAGTTCTAGTTCAATATTAAAGTTGCATTTTTCTTTTAGGGAACGTTTTAACGTATTGATAAAGCGTTGATGATCGTCAGTTTTCATATGACTTTTCAGGTTCTTCAAAAAAAAGTCTCGGGATATATTCATGAAAGCTTTAAACGTTTGATTAATAAAATCACAGCGTTGATCACGATCAATACGGTAAATCATGACCGGCAAACTATCTAAAATAGAGAGGCTGGCTTCCCGCGCTTCTTTTAAACCTTTCTCATAATAATACTGTTCAGTCATATCTTCCAGAGTGATGATATACTCGGAATAATTGGCTGAAATAATTGGCATCACACTCAAATTTAAATACCGGGTATCTTTGATCCCATGGTTTATAAAATTCACTTTAATGGATCTGTCTCTGATTATTTTCTTTTCTTCCAAAACGCGGGTCACTATTTTTCTAAAATGGCAAAATTCACAATTCTTGGAATAACCACACCCCCCATTAAAACTGAAAACGCATCCCAACGCATCGCCGAATTGCCTGCCAATAACATTTTTCATGTCAAGATTAAAGGTTTTAAAAAAGGCCCGATTAGCCCGGGTTATTAACAGCTTCTCATCGACAACCAGCATACTGGTTGGCAACAGATCAAACATCGTTTTCAAATTATTGCGCTCGTTTTTAATGGTTATTTCGGCCTCGATAATTCTGGAGATATCCCGAAATACGACTACCCTTCCTATATAATCCCCACTATCCGAAAGAAGCGGGGACAATCGGGCCGACAGATAGCACTTTGTACCATCCGATTTTAAATAATAGGATCGTCCTGGTAAACCAACACTATCCGCCATTTCTCCCTTTTTGGCATTTGTCCAGAACTGGATCGGCATATCCTGCCCATCCCGAAATAGTTTAAAAACCTCCAAAAAAGGCTTATCCAAAATTTCTGCTAGACTCAAGCCAAGTATATTCAATGCTTCGGCATTGGCAAAATCCATGCGGTCATCCATATTACAAGTGATGATAGCATCCCCGGCGCTGTTCAGGGTTGATACCAGCCAAGCTTTATCTTTATTTATAATTTGCTGTCTCATTTCATCCATTCGATTTCTCCAGGTTAATATAGTTTAGGCCCTTACTTACGTTTGTTAGAGGTGTTAATATTTTCCATACTCGTCATCACTCAATATGATGCTTTTCGCAGGTGGCGCTTGGCTAGACTGACCAGATCGTTTATTGACTGCCTGACGGTTCTGCTCTTTCATGTTTTCAAACATCCGCATCATTTCCGGACTCAAGTTTTCATAAGCTTCGGTTCCCATGAAGCCCCCCCGTTTTAGTTTAAACCGGGCAACTTGCTCTTTTAGCATTTCCGTCTGACTTGCCAATTCTTCGCTGGCGGCGGCCGTTTCCTGAGAAGTTGCCGAAGTAGATCAAAAAAACATCTAAATCGACCATTCCACAAGTCCCAAAAGCCAAAAACATCTATATTGAATATTTCACGGTAATGATACCAACGATATTCAATTGGATACCGGTAGCACACACATTGATACCGTGGACGATTCACAAATCAATACTGGCTATTCATGGAATGATACTGCTGCCTTATAATGTATATCAGGGAATAAATATCCAATATTCCTTAATACATTATAAAGGAGGACATAAATATGTCCAGAAAAATTGCCGTGAAGCTCATTATGGAATTGCGTGCTAATGGGCTTTCGCAATCATCAATCGCACGCAGCCGACACATGTCAAAAACTTCTGTTAATGAAGTTTTCCGTATTGCTGAAGAACAGCATCTTTCTTATGATGAGATCAAAGACCGGTCTTCAGACGAAGTCTATCATCTGTTCTTTCCGCATAAACATGCTGAAGAAACCGTTTATGCGCTGCCGGATTATGACTATGTTCATAATGAGTTGACCAAAGTGGGCGTCACCCTCAAAATTCTCTGGCAAGAGTATCGGGATCAATGCACTGCCACGTCACATCTCAACGTTGGTTATACGAAATTCTGTAATGGTTATCGCGATGAAGTGGCGCGTAAAAAGCTAACCAATCATCTGACCCATAAGCCGGGTGTGATCGCCGAAGTTGACTGGAGTGGCAAAACCCAAAAGCTGATTGACCAGGTGACCGGTGATGAGATAAAAGTTTATCTCTTTGTTGGCACCTTGCCTTACAGCCAGTATACCTATGTTGAACCATGTTTAGATATGAAACAAAATACCTGGCTCAATTGTCATGTGCACATGTATGAATACTTTGGTGGTTCAACGGTTCGCACGGTTTGTGATAATCTCAAGACGGGTGTTGTTACGCATCCCAGGGAAGGTGACATCATTCTCACTGAAGCTTATGAAGCTTTGGGTGATCACTATTGCACGGCTATTATGCCCGCCCCGGTGCGAAAACCAAAAGCAAAGGCTTCGGTTGAAGGCAGCGTTGGTAAACTCGCCACGGCGGTGATTGCCAAACTTCGAAAT is a window encoding:
- a CDS encoding leucine-rich repeat domain-containing protein, translated to MEDLIKTETGNQIKKRYRLKNHLLPQSERMDWPSYLTIDRSVKPKKKTVLELTHEALLKVYGASGVLVDKIGNIRYVYGHTGLFLEPAQGYSGATNILKMARQKLRRDLNKTLHLAITRQTTSSSAIIQIKRNGETMSVLIRVIPLLKKALKGQDDDFYLVIFEKKADLKVETERSGFMLESANSQSEQRLLTLITDEIEVTRTKLSDLKSEFENTQLELEVSRNKLHSVKLNIDMAETELQTLRNKISGSKEERQLLSDGQQSSITDKEVVVSVQQTQIEEQRPFGEELATIKNELSMATEALEQKKNAFEKMNQTFKATSGELSFMERQEKTESENGPDLEPTTQVADMAENVVEPVFPKTTGLNFGSESELLDNNIEKSELRFKDAAEFQAAANHGYRHDNGIKSVYIPEGVDTIKRSMFYKCTQLEKVSFPNSLKFIEGFAFYGCEKLENINLDTCKVLEVIGTSTFEGCVSMAELGLPDSLIEIEEAAFLGCRTMETIAFQENCQLEILGSHVFKDCEKLKQISLPDQIKHIGISCFYGCRSLTKVRLPKELETLGEYAFFGCEALTEIEQTNKQLLKQPGFSVGLPEGIKIL
- a CDS encoding protein-glutamate O-methyltransferase CheR, which codes for MIQITEKEFAMLTEYIHCEYGIELKKEKQLLLMGRLHKLLVELGFDSFTDYYHYLISDKTGEASSVLIDKVSTNHTFFMREPEHFEYFKNTVLPNLKIKKEEQNNRDIRLWCAASSTGEEPYTLAMLMADYFGSSAHHWDKKLLATDISNKVLDVAKKGIYDKERLQVLPPNWKLRYFKNYDSSQMVVVDEIKKEVIFRRFNLMTPNFVFKKKFDVIFCRNVMIYFDQTTKDRLVEKMYNYTEPGGYLFIGHAESLNLKQTNYKFIMPAVYQKPY
- a CDS encoding bacteriohemerythrin; the encoded protein is MAIVWTPALSVGVENIDAQHKIWFEKADQLFEAGKTGKSKEVIAQMFDFLDDYTKQHFKDEEAYMTKINYPGIDEQKKLHHGFIEELAKLKKDFNESGGNVTLIISANQMIVNWLTKHISNVDKKIGAYAKTL
- a CDS encoding response regulator, with product MKRILIVEDDLISRKFLSKFMNRYGDCDLVVDGLEAIDAYLLATKEGVPYDLICLDVMMPKIDGIQVLKTIRDLEKQNGVNDNEKCKIVMTTVLGEILTVQSAFDFGCNAYASKPLDIAKLTEVLGKIGFIEERL
- a CDS encoding ATP-binding protein; the encoded protein is MDEMRQQIINKDKAWLVSTLNSAGDAIITCNMDDRMDFANAEALNILGLSLAEILDKPFLEVFKLFRDGQDMPIQFWTNAKKGEMADSVGLPGRSYYLKSDGTKCYLSARLSPLLSDSGDYIGRVVVFRDISRIIEAEITIKNERNNLKTMFDLLPTSMLVVDEKLLITRANRAFFKTFNLDMKNVIGRQFGDALGCVFSFNGGCGYSKNCEFCHFRKIVTRVLEEKKIIRDRSIKVNFINHGIKDTRYLNLSVMPIISANYSEYIITLEDMTEQYYYEKGLKEAREASLSILDSLPVMIYRIDRDQRCDFINQTFKAFMNISRDFFLKNLKSHMKTDDHQRFINTLKRSLKEKCNFNIELELLAPNNTYRIFRGMGRPFYDKNQEYAGMIGLFLDIHDERFAEELFTKSQKKYFSLFKYMDSSISYFKALYDNDRNLIDAELVEMNLATEELFGVNRDEVIGHKLSEMGFLETKESLGLFKRFREVLTHGENIPLEEYYMIRLEKWVEGSIYSPESGYVAVLASDVDQKKKTEIKLKQAIERSEEANRAKSEFLANMSHEIRTPLNGIVGMIDLTALEPLSEEQKDNLRTAKGCVASLIAIINDILDFAKIEAGKLMLNPMSFNLMSFVESTVKTHKKHALEKYLDLTVNYENIISNFVISDSMRLKQILNNLISNAIKFTNQGSVTITVSQEPLPGKTDQIVQKITIADTGIGIDEKDYPMLFQSFTQIDGSYTREYGGTGLGLVITKQLLEMMGGEVRFISQLGVGSTFSVILPMIITKKSGETDVETDGEDSFAGSRILLVEDDQVNQIVIAKMLESFGAVVDVAGNGVEGVKAASKNNYDIIFMDGQMPVMDGIKATKLIRGTETTTEPYFKSNELEESLNRETPIVALTAFALKGDEAIFKASGMDDYLSKPLDRHQMQQLLKKYLGHLKVTAPKRSVVNLGSYYEKEWDISKSNSTEHLTPGEKEKWEVTQKIESLEQLLAQENLILMEVIAHQLKGIFEEMNIEVLKNLVFKIELEIRKERLEKVSGYLEQIREIWRMHVLT
- the istA gene encoding IS21 family transposase, which encodes MSRKIAVKLIMELRANGLSQSSIARSRHMSKTSVNEVFRIAEEQHLSYDEIKDRSSDEVYHLFFPHKHAEETVYALPDYDYVHNELTKVGVTLKILWQEYRDQCTATSHLNVGYTKFCNGYRDEVARKKLTNHLTHKPGVIAEVDWSGKTQKLIDQVTGDEIKVYLFVGTLPYSQYTYVEPCLDMKQNTWLNCHVHMYEYFGGSTVRTVCDNLKTGVVTHPREGDIILTEAYEALGDHYCTAIMPAPVRKPKAKASVEGSVGKLATAVIAKLRNNVYYTLADLRVDVLAALKVFNDRPFQKRQGSRTEIHDTIERTCLRPLPVHPYEPVTWFYNNKIYSDCHIVFEKNHYSCPYQFAGKKADLRVGDSFIEIYCHNERIASHHRFPYYTIDGWSTHDEDLPESFKQAEWNQERFMKEAQSIGASTLAVIQLIFENTRLPERAFNPSKSVLKLAKKYSAVRLENACEMALKTLRSPRYKHLEPILAAGEDILYAKDRDAAHQAETASTTGFIRGASYYGGYDND